A single genomic interval of Cucumis sativus cultivar 9930 chromosome 5, Cucumber_9930_V3, whole genome shotgun sequence harbors:
- the LOC101222195 gene encoding DEAD-box ATP-dependent RNA helicase 38, whose translation MADHAAPDSTTSLSAAAAATTADSSSAPPIVITPVPKRAWGDEEDDDVVESGDSSSAPSEYLESLKIQDDTNLEEPIDSNITAVTTGDTPYSSASTFEDLNLSKELLKGLYVEMKFHKPSKIQAISLPMILTPPYKDLIAQAHNGSGKTTCFVLGMLSRVDVNLKAPQAFCICPTRELAMQNIEVLKKMGKYTGITSECAVPADSANYIPMSKRPPITAQVVIGTPGTIKKWMSSRKLGVSCVKILVFDEADHMLGEDGFQDDSLRIMRDIERSSPHCQVLLFSATFDENVKNFVSRVVKDYNQLFVKKEELSLESVKQYKLICPDELTKIRVIKDRIFELADKLGQTIIFVRTRNSAGMLHKALVDLGYEVTTIQGALTTEIRDKIIKEFKDGLTKVLISTDLLARGFDQQQVNLVINYDLPLKYEPSPQATKYRSSSLSEPNYEVYLHRIGRAGRFGRKGAVFNLLCGDEEIMLMDKIQNHFRSEIIEVRDSEDDIQTALKAAGLV comes from the exons ATGGCAGATCACGCGGCTCCAGACTCTACCACCAGCCTGTCGGCCGCTGCTGCTGCCACCACCGCCGACTCGAGTTCTGCCCCACCTATAGTTATCACACCAGTACCCAAACGAGCTTGGGGTGATGAAGAAGACGATGATGTGGTTGAATCTGGAGACTCATCCTCTGCGCCTTCCGAGTACTTGGAATCCCTTAAAATCCAAGACGATACAAATCTTGAAGAACCGATCGACTCTAACATCACAGCA GTGACAACTGGTGATACTCCATATTCATCCGCTAGTACTTTTGAGGATTTGAATCTGTCTAAAGAGTTGTTAAAGGGTTTGTATGTTGAGATGAAATTCCATAAGCCAAGTAAAATCCAAGCTATAAGTTTACCTATGATCTTGACTCCTCCTTACAAAGATTTAATTGCTCAAGCACACAATGGTTCTGGAAAGACTACTTGTTTTGTGCTTGGGATGTTGAGTCGCGTTGATGTCAACTTGAAGGCTCCTCAGGCGTTTTGCATATGTCCTACAAGGGAGTTAGCCATGCAG AATATTGAGGTTCTCAAGAAGATGGGAAAGTACACTGGGATAACTTCTGAGTGTGCTGTTCCTGCTGACAGTGCTAACTATATACCTATGTCAAAGCGACCACCGATAACTGCACAAGTTGTGATCGGAACTCCTGGCACAATAAAGAAATGGATGTCATCGAGGAAGTTGGGAGTAAGTTGTGTGAAGATTCTTGTTTTTGATGAGGCTGATCATATGCTTGGCGAG gATGGCTTTCAGGATGATTCATTGAGAATCATGAGGGACATTGAGAGGAGTAGCCCTCATTGCCAG GTGCTTCTGTTCTCTGCTACATTCGATGAGAATGTTAAGAACTTTGTCTCTAGGGTTGTTAAAGACTACAACCAACTTTTTGTAAAGAAGGAAGAACTATCTTTGGAGAGTGTGAAGCAATACAAGTTGATATGTCCGGATGAATTAACTAAAATTCGAGTCATAAAAGATAGAATTTTTGAACTTGCAGACAAATTGGGTCAGACAATTATATTTGTGCGAACAAGAAACAGTGCTGGCATGTTACATAAGGCACTAGTTGATCTTGGTTATGAGGTGACTACCATTCAAGGGGCATTGACAACTGAAATTAgagacaaaataataaaagagttCAAGGATGGTTTGACCAAAGTTCTTATTTCGACTGACCTTCTAGCTCGAGGCTTTGATCAGCAGCAG gtCAATCTAGTTATCAATTACGATCTTCCTCTTAAATATGAACCTTCTCCACAAGCGACAAAATATAGATCTTCCTCGTTATCTGAGCCTAACTATGAGGTGTACCTTCATAGAATTGGTCGGGCAGGTCGTTTTGGGCGCAAGG GAGCTGTGTTTAACTTGCTGTGTGGCGATGAGGAAATCATGCTAATGGACAAAATTCAGAACCATTTTCGCTCTGAAATAATAGAG GTTCGAGACTCTGAAGACGACATTCAGACAGCCTTAAAAGCTGCCGGATTGGTTTGA